In Pseudobdellovibrionaceae bacterium, the following proteins share a genomic window:
- a CDS encoding SurA N-terminal domain-containing protein, with the protein MIKSTLDKLRKPGRGKSIVAYIMFGAIILVFAFFFQTGPLSSLSGGGAAAVVNNQVIPISEYKIRVRRQEEQLRMRLGDLPDSQRQLFYDSIRRRALEDLISAEVLAQSAAEAGFLASDAEVRDRILEIPAFQEEGRFRRDRYEDLLRSNRMTTNEFEEKVRKDVMGQKVQETFSKALYPVQEELEREKRLRQMQINLSYVEFDRRSLAAGISPSDADASGFLGSEEGMKATQAYYDKNKAEYTTKEEVKAQHILIKSKMDDKASEDAALAKIKEIAERAKSEDFGKLASELSEDDGSKAKQGDLGYFAKGRMVKEFEEVAFKTEVGKISDPVKSPFGYHLIKVTDHKQGGTKEFESVKLAAAKKVLAESQVKDTVEKIEAMAKENNAGSLDSMVKKLSLKWEETGDFSLGAPTLPKLGDKEKVLNAALEINKAGAMVPELLEAGGKYYLVKIKKISTSKDEGEDLSFADQARFHSFRKTGPVFEDWLKGHREKAQITMNGQLLGQQE; encoded by the coding sequence ATGATTAAAAGCACTCTGGATAAACTCCGTAAACCCGGTCGGGGCAAAAGCATCGTGGCCTACATTATGTTTGGGGCCATCATTCTCGTCTTTGCCTTTTTCTTTCAGACAGGCCCGTTGAGCAGCCTTTCCGGCGGGGGAGCGGCTGCAGTCGTCAATAACCAGGTCATCCCCATCTCTGAGTACAAGATTCGGGTGCGCCGCCAGGAAGAGCAGCTGCGGATGCGCTTAGGAGACCTTCCTGATTCTCAGCGTCAACTCTTCTATGACTCCATTCGCAGACGGGCGCTCGAAGATCTGATTTCGGCTGAAGTACTCGCCCAGTCGGCCGCGGAAGCCGGTTTTTTGGCTTCAGATGCTGAAGTTCGCGATCGAATTTTGGAAATCCCTGCCTTTCAGGAGGAGGGTCGCTTCCGTCGGGACCGTTATGAGGACTTGCTCCGCTCTAATCGCATGACGACCAATGAATTTGAGGAAAAGGTGCGTAAGGATGTGATGGGGCAGAAGGTGCAAGAGACTTTTTCAAAGGCCCTGTACCCTGTTCAAGAGGAATTGGAGCGGGAAAAGCGGTTGCGTCAAATGCAGATCAACCTGTCTTACGTGGAGTTTGACCGCCGTTCCCTGGCCGCTGGGATCAGCCCCTCGGATGCCGATGCCTCAGGCTTTTTGGGCAGCGAAGAGGGCATGAAGGCAACCCAGGCGTACTACGATAAGAACAAGGCAGAGTACACCACCAAAGAAGAGGTGAAGGCCCAGCACATTCTCATCAAATCCAAAATGGATGATAAAGCCAGCGAAGACGCAGCACTGGCCAAGATCAAAGAGATCGCTGAGAGAGCTAAGAGTGAAGACTTTGGCAAGCTGGCCTCTGAGTTAAGTGAAGATGATGGTAGCAAAGCCAAGCAGGGAGACCTGGGCTATTTTGCCAAGGGTCGCATGGTGAAGGAGTTTGAAGAGGTAGCCTTTAAAACTGAAGTCGGCAAAATCAGTGATCCGGTGAAATCGCCATTTGGCTATCACTTGATCAAAGTGACGGACCATAAACAAGGTGGCACCAAAGAGTTCGAATCCGTCAAACTGGCTGCTGCTAAAAAGGTGCTGGCTGAGAGTCAGGTGAAGGACACCGTAGAGAAAATTGAGGCCATGGCTAAGGAAAACAACGCGGGTTCACTTGATTCAATGGTAAAAAAGTTAAGCCTGAAGTGGGAAGAAACCGGCGATTTTTCTCTGGGCGCCCCGACTCTTCCGAAGCTCGGAGACAAAGAGAAAGTTCTCAATGCGGCTCTTGAGATCAACAAGGCTGGAGCCATGGTTCCGGAACTCCTTGAGGCCGGTGGCAAGTACTACCTGGTTAAGATCAAGAAGATTTCCACCAGCAAAGATGAAGGCGAAGATCTGAGTTTTGCTGACCAGGCCCGCTTTCACTCTTTCCGCAAAACCGGTCCGGTGTTTGAGGACTGGCTGAAGGGGCACAGAGAGAAAGCGCAGATAACCATGAATGGGCAACTTCTCGGCCAACAAGAGTAG
- the mreC gene encoding rod shape-determining protein MreC: protein MNFFSLDLRKILLVLAVVALPLLVANLQRDAADEVPWYARPFTFLTGIIQNTYSSFSSGVRGTTAMYLNLIDIKKHNRVLTQDNAELRAQLGALTELKMENQRLNELLAFRQKSKMDLLAAKVVGRDLLADHHSITINRGSNNGIAKNMAAITTGGVVGYVFRVEPFTSQILLLVDRYAVIDAIVQRSRARGIVEGRSPDGCRLRYLNRSDDVQMGDLVVTSGLDNIFPKGFPVGLVTSVAKSRYGMTQEVELKPAINASILEEVFIVTNAQHEDFTPKAEEQKSAGGTEATNKDAKPAAEEVKAN, encoded by the coding sequence GTGAATTTTTTCTCTTTGGATCTCAGAAAAATTTTGCTGGTGCTGGCCGTCGTGGCCCTGCCCCTATTGGTGGCCAATCTTCAGCGCGATGCGGCTGATGAAGTGCCATGGTACGCCCGTCCCTTCACCTTTTTGACCGGAATCATCCAAAATACCTACTCTTCCTTCAGCTCCGGAGTGCGGGGCACTACGGCCATGTATCTCAACCTGATTGATATCAAAAAGCACAATAGGGTTCTGACTCAAGACAATGCTGAATTGAGAGCCCAGTTGGGTGCCTTGACTGAGCTCAAAATGGAGAACCAGCGACTCAATGAACTCCTCGCCTTTCGCCAAAAGAGCAAAATGGATCTTCTTGCCGCCAAGGTGGTAGGGCGTGACCTATTGGCGGACCATCACTCTATCACCATCAATCGCGGCAGCAACAACGGCATTGCCAAAAATATGGCCGCCATCACCACCGGCGGGGTGGTGGGATACGTGTTTAGAGTGGAACCTTTCACCTCACAAATTCTACTCCTTGTTGATCGCTACGCCGTTATTGACGCCATTGTGCAAAGATCTCGAGCCCGGGGAATTGTCGAGGGGCGCAGTCCGGATGGATGCCGTTTGCGTTACCTGAATCGCAGCGACGATGTGCAAATGGGTGATCTGGTGGTGACGAGCGGTCTAGACAATATTTTCCCCAAAGGATTCCCCGTTGGCCTCGTCACTTCGGTGGCAAAGAGTCGCTACGGCATGACCCAGGAAGTGGAACTGAAACCAGCGATCAATGCTTCTATTTTGGAAGAGGTGTTTATTGTCACCAATGCCCAACATGAGGACTTCACGCCCAAAGCTGAAGAACAGAAATCAGCAGGCGGAACTGAGGCGACGAACAAAGATGCCAAGCCCGCTGCTGAAGAAGTAAAGGCCAATTGA
- a CDS encoding outer membrane beta-barrel protein, with translation MKFWALALALLIWAPLQSRAASSETTYDIYNHAVYGTIGFARGGLVIGGEYEYPYDRTFGLGGLARYYSKDKDKGEPSVFVIGGFVRPHFNRREWDLYVSPGFNLMMIDGNNNDETVLGPSLSFGLLYQMKRTMAMGVDHTVWAGWFNDDFRGVILTDLMFKMRFSF, from the coding sequence TCTTGATTTGGGCTCCCCTGCAAAGTCGGGCAGCCTCCAGTGAGACCACTTATGACATCTACAACCATGCCGTCTATGGCACCATCGGCTTTGCCCGTGGGGGCTTGGTGATTGGTGGTGAATACGAATACCCCTATGACCGCACCTTTGGATTGGGTGGTTTGGCTCGCTACTACAGCAAGGACAAGGACAAGGGCGAACCCAGCGTGTTTGTGATTGGCGGCTTTGTACGCCCCCATTTCAACCGCCGCGAGTGGGACCTCTATGTCTCACCCGGATTTAACCTGATGATGATCGACGGCAATAACAATGACGAGACAGTTCTCGGCCCCAGTCTGTCATTTGGACTTCTTTATCAAATGAAGAGAACCATGGCCATGGGCGTGGACCACACCGTGTGGGCTGGATGGTTTAATGATGATTTCCGCGGGGTCATTCTTACCGACCTCATGTTCAAGATGCGTTTTAGCTTCTAG
- a CDS encoding S8 family serine peptidase, whose translation MMLFRYVCLLGLIGAGTAWAQDYVPGEVIVRLKSQVGSQASYAFLGKAHSQKEMNLKRSWGKLNMHHFQVKPGQSVEQAVAELKSDPDVLYAEPNYIFRKSTDFEAERVYNRDQVMAIAQGDPTAAYETQIGLAEVYQSMQSFSGDYRPIVAIIDTGLDVNHPVFVDSNALWINEDEIAGNGIDDDGNGYVDDVNGYNFAYNSSNVWDDDGHGTHVAGIVLKVGLDIMEDPIDQSAIRIMALKFLDGSGMGTTSDAIEAIYYALNNGAVVLNNSWGGPSYSAALLDAVVATYDRGATFVAAAGNSATNNDAQPMYPATYNVPHVLSIAATTNLDYLAYFSNFGVGTVHVGSPGLNVLSTYPGGTWTQMSGTSMAAPFVSGIAALMKASAPEMLGYQVKSIIDAEADPVSHLINKVMTEARVNASASIIAAGGAAIETSQPAYDPSYMSRELASELTDGGGGCGLVSKLYQEFNNGQGRGGPPPLGRGLETWYILVILALFALPIALRTWLRSRDPVNRRRHPRYDIQTAVTMNLDGRKLVGEVSSISLGGVRIDTNAWLDQGGVVNMTITSPDGKDQVQVEGKVVWSEAQKSYGVAFDEEKTGPLALSAISKWTKGLKKAS comes from the coding sequence ATGATGTTATTCCGGTACGTATGCTTATTAGGCCTCATAGGGGCAGGGACGGCTTGGGCACAAGATTATGTCCCTGGCGAAGTAATTGTCCGACTCAAGTCCCAGGTGGGAAGTCAGGCTTCCTACGCGTTTTTGGGCAAAGCCCATTCTCAAAAAGAGATGAATCTCAAGCGCTCCTGGGGCAAGCTCAATATGCACCACTTCCAGGTCAAGCCTGGCCAAAGCGTTGAACAGGCGGTGGCTGAGCTCAAGAGCGATCCTGATGTGCTTTACGCAGAACCCAACTATATATTTAGGAAGTCCACTGATTTTGAGGCTGAGCGTGTCTACAATCGGGATCAGGTCATGGCCATCGCTCAGGGTGATCCCACGGCGGCCTATGAAACCCAGATTGGATTGGCCGAAGTCTATCAATCCATGCAGTCTTTTTCCGGTGACTACCGCCCCATCGTCGCCATTATCGATACCGGCCTCGATGTCAATCATCCGGTGTTTGTGGACAGTAATGCCCTGTGGATTAATGAAGATGAAATTGCCGGCAACGGTATTGATGATGATGGCAATGGCTATGTGGATGATGTTAACGGCTACAACTTTGCCTATAACTCCTCCAATGTGTGGGACGACGATGGCCATGGGACCCATGTGGCCGGGATTGTTCTTAAGGTCGGTCTCGATATTATGGAAGACCCCATTGATCAGTCCGCCATTCGCATTATGGCTCTCAAGTTCCTCGACGGCAGTGGAATGGGGACAACATCTGATGCTATTGAGGCCATCTACTATGCTCTCAACAACGGAGCCGTAGTTCTTAACAATTCATGGGGTGGGCCTTCTTACAGTGCCGCGCTCTTGGATGCGGTGGTGGCGACCTATGATCGTGGCGCCACTTTCGTTGCGGCAGCCGGTAACTCAGCGACAAACAACGATGCTCAACCCATGTATCCCGCCACCTACAATGTGCCCCACGTTCTTTCGATTGCAGCCACAACTAACTTGGATTACCTAGCCTATTTTTCAAATTTTGGAGTTGGCACTGTTCATGTGGGAAGTCCCGGCCTCAATGTTTTGAGCACCTATCCAGGGGGAACCTGGACTCAAATGTCGGGAACCAGTATGGCCGCTCCGTTTGTCTCGGGGATTGCGGCGCTGATGAAAGCCTCTGCCCCGGAGATGCTTGGCTATCAGGTCAAATCAATTATTGATGCCGAAGCGGACCCAGTCAGTCACTTGATAAATAAGGTCATGACTGAAGCCCGGGTTAATGCCTCGGCCTCAATCATCGCGGCAGGTGGGGCAGCTATCGAAACCTCTCAACCTGCTTATGATCCGTCATACATGAGCCGCGAGCTGGCCAGTGAGCTGACGGACGGTGGTGGCGGTTGTGGTTTGGTTTCAAAACTCTATCAGGAATTTAACAACGGGCAGGGAAGAGGTGGTCCTCCTCCTCTGGGCCGGGGACTGGAGACTTGGTACATTCTGGTCATCCTGGCTTTGTTTGCTCTGCCCATAGCATTGCGAACCTGGTTGCGCAGTCGCGATCCGGTCAACCGTCGCCGTCATCCTCGCTATGATATCCAGACGGCCGTGACCATGAATCTCGATGGACGCAAGCTGGTCGGTGAAGTGAGTTCAATCTCCCTGGGTGGTGTCCGTATCGACACCAACGCATGGCTGGATCAAGGTGGTGTGGTCAACATGACCATAACCAGCCCTGACGGGAAAGACCAGGTGCAGGTTGAGGGTAAAGTTGTGTGGAGTGAGGCACAGAAGTCCTATGGGGTGGCCTTCGATGAAGAGAAGACCGGGCCATTGGCACTCAGTGCGATTAGCAAATGGACGAAGGGCCTCAAGAAAGCCTCGTGA